The Rickettsiales bacterium genome includes a region encoding these proteins:
- a CDS encoding BamA/TamA family outer membrane protein has translation MTSILITQTSFSLADEKNNINYKVKIYVVEQKEHAEVNPEKDNIKTLINKLESTINERSYIPENDLNYIYYHFDQEKSYIEDSLHSYGYYKSKVSFDINEKEQKAIFSIIPSTRYTFGKVSILVDNKEDKNKDTLNIPTIEKLKDSMSAQEGDAAIAHKVISDEEIISKWTQKNNCLFDFKIFHEAIVDNTSDKVNIDYHVIMGRQAKFANIEFNGSKTISDSYLHKIIPDLQNKCFKKSEVNNIKLALRKSSLIEDSEIILPQSPNIDGGVPVTIKIKEKTHRSLKASAKYATDSGIGLSGGWEHRNFLSNGEKLSTELNLSMLESGISGKFEKNFFLQDNQKLNIDTTLKKQDNDAFESTGFTIKAAVERKLENGWKIGAGVGYGFEQITDNDSTENTALFSIPLFASKDKRDNILNPTKGWTFNIHATPFFDTINSSSYFIKDEINTTYYKSFNLLASPVFAARFAAGNIWGASIENIPATERFYRGGGGSIRGYEYNTVSPLDSDNLPTGGRSFIEGGMELRFRVMEDYGFVTFIDGGNAYDKAIPDFDEELLFSGGFGLRYYTDFAPIRADIAFPLNGRDIDNSFQVYFSIGQAF, from the coding sequence GTGACCTCTATACTCATTACGCAAACGTCATTTAGCCTTGCCGATGAAAAAAACAATATCAACTATAAGGTAAAGATATACGTTGTTGAGCAAAAAGAACATGCTGAGGTTAATCCAGAAAAGGACAATATAAAAACTCTGATCAACAAGCTTGAATCAACAATTAACGAACGTTCCTATATTCCAGAAAATGACCTTAACTATATTTATTATCACTTTGATCAAGAGAAGAGTTATATAGAGGATTCTTTACATTCTTATGGTTATTACAAATCAAAAGTAAGTTTTGATATTAACGAAAAAGAGCAAAAAGCTATATTTTCCATTATACCATCAACACGTTATACTTTTGGTAAAGTAAGTATATTAGTGGATAACAAGGAAGATAAAAATAAAGACACTCTAAATATACCGACAATAGAAAAGCTAAAAGACTCAATGTCAGCGCAAGAAGGCGACGCTGCTATCGCGCATAAAGTTATCTCAGATGAGGAAATAATCAGCAAATGGACACAAAAAAATAACTGTCTATTTGATTTTAAGATATTTCATGAGGCTATCGTAGATAATACTAGCGACAAAGTTAATATTGACTATCACGTTATTATGGGAAGGCAAGCTAAATTCGCTAATATTGAATTTAACGGTAGCAAAACAATATCTGATTCATATTTACATAAAATAATACCTGACCTACAAAATAAATGTTTTAAGAAAAGTGAGGTAAATAATATAAAATTAGCGCTTCGTAAATCTAGCTTAATAGAAGATAGTGAGATTATACTACCACAATCACCAAACATTGATGGTGGAGTACCCGTTACCATTAAGATAAAAGAAAAAACTCACCGCTCATTAAAAGCAAGCGCTAAATACGCCACAGATAGTGGTATTGGTTTAAGTGGCGGCTGGGAACATCGCAACTTCTTATCAAATGGTGAAAAACTTTCCACAGAACTTAATTTATCCATGCTAGAAAGTGGTATTTCTGGTAAATTTGAGAAAAACTTTTTTTTACAGGATAATCAAAAACTAAATATTGATACCACATTAAAAAAACAAGATAACGACGCTTTTGAAAGCACTGGATTTACCATAAAAGCGGCAGTTGAGCGTAAACTGGAAAATGGCTGGAAAATCGGCGCTGGAGTCGGATATGGCTTTGAGCAGATCACCGATAATGACTCTACTGAAAATACCGCGCTTTTTTCTATCCCTTTATTCGCCTCCAAAGATAAAAGAGATAATATCTTAAACCCAACAAAAGGCTGGACATTTAATATACATGCTACCCCATTTTTTGATACCATAAATTCCAGCTCATATTTTATAAAAGATGAGATAAACACCACCTACTATAAATCATTTAATCTGTTAGCAAGCCCTGTATTCGCCGCGCGTTTTGCCGCTGGCAATATATGGGGAGCATCCATAGAAAACATCCCAGCTACCGAACGTTTTTATCGTGGCGGCGGCGGCTCTATACGTGGTTATGAGTACAATACCGTATCTCCACTTGATTCTGATAATCTACCAACAGGTGGACGTTCTTTTATTGAGGGCGGTATGGAGCTTAGATTCCGTGTCATGGAGGATTATGGTTTTGTGACTTTTATTGATGGTGGTAACGCTTATGATAAAGCGATTCCAGATTTTGACGAGGAACTATTGTTTAGCGGTGGTTTTGGACTACGTTATTATACTGATTTCGCACCGATTAGGGCTGATATAGCTTTCCCACTTAATGGTAGAGATATTGATAATTCCTTTCAGGTTTATTTTAGTATCGGACAGGCGTTTTGA